The genomic window TAGCCCGGAAGAAACATATCACCTTAAACTACGTGGGTGCTAATCCTGCCATCATTTATGCTGACGAACCCCGCCTCTATCGTGTGCTTATTAACCTGTTGGATAACGGCATTAAATACAGCCCGCCCCGCCAGAGCATTCAAGTTAATGTCAAATTTTGTGATGCCCAAGCAGTCTGTTGTTCTCCCTCAAGTTCTTCTCACTTGGAGACAGACAAGCGTCAAGACAAGGAGCATACTGGTTTAGCTACCTATGACGAGCAGCCCTTGCAGGATCAGCATGTCTGCCTTGACGTTATTGATGCGGGGCCTGGATTTCAAGAGCAGGATTTGCCCTATGTGTTTGATCGCTTTTATCAGGCAGACTTATCGCGTACTCGCTCCAGTAAACATGGCTCCTCATCAGCACTTGCTAGTGACTCTACTCCCGAATACTTGTTGGGCAGCAGCGGCCTGGGATTAGCGATCGTCCGCCAGATTGTAGAGGCCCACCATGGGACAGTCAGGGCCAGCAACCATCCTGAAACAGGCGGCGCTTGGCTACAAGTCCTTTTACCTTGTCACCCTCCTGCTGCATCAGAGTTACCAAATCCAGCTAAGTAGTGACTAGAAGCACTGCCCATCAAAGTCAAAACTCCTATTGCACTCAAATTACACTCAGGAACTGTACTCAGGATAGAGTGCGTTTCAGTCGCTGCTGAACGGCTAGCACCACAACTACATCAAAACCTAGCAATGCTAACAAGGCCGTACCCATGGTCACTGCTCCAAATGGTGCTGTCATCACAACGCTGGCGAGGTTCCAGTCATGATGCAGGTAGAGATACCGAATTGGTTCAATCGCATAGCTTAGGGGATTAAGGCTAGCAACCCACTGTAACCACCTGGGCATGAAGTCAAGTGGCGCTAGAGCAGTGCTAGAAAACAGTAATGGCAAGTTAGTGACAAAGATAACAGCAATCAGCTCAATGTGACCGGGCAGTGCGAATGCAAGTCCTAAGCTGAGAGCGGTAACCCCAAATACCATCAGCAAGATAATGCCCACTAGCACAGCTAAACCCTGAGGATTGGGAAGCCCTGACCCCAAGACTGCCCCTGTAATCACAATCATTAGGGTTTGCACCATGCTTAGGGTAGTAATAAAGATAGCGGATGCCAAGACAATAGAGAATCGAGATACCAGTGGAGCCACAAGTAAGCGGTTGAGGAAACCAAATTCTCGATCGAACATAACGGGTAATCCAGCATTCAGTGCCCCGGCAAATGCTGTAAACACAATTACCCCTGCCCCCAGAAACTGGGCATAGTTCTGGCTGTCACCAAACAAGCCCGCAGGTGCGTTTTGAAACAATGCTCCGAATAAAATCAGCCACATCAAGGGCTGAATAATGCCCGCTATCAAGGTTGAAGGGCGGCGCTGAAGCTGAATAAAGAGGCGACGAGTCAAGGCAGTAGTTTCTTGCAGAAAAGCCTGCAACTCAGAGGGCTGAGGTGCGATCGCAGCTTCATCTACTGCCACAGGACGAGGGGGAATCAGTGTTGAACTCATAATACTTCTTTGGTTATGAACTGGTATGAACTAATAGATATACTGCTAAACACTAAGGCGAGGTCGAAATTGAGTACTGATGCATGAGCATACCCATGAACAAGACAGCCATTCAATCGACTGGTATCTGTCTGTAAAGACATTAGCGCATAGCCTGTTTCTTCTCGGCTTTTAGGTCACGACTACTCGATGCAGCCAACTCAGCATCCAACAATGTCCGCCCTGTTGCTGCCAAGTAAACATCGTCTAAACTAGGCCGGGACTGAGCAATGCCAAAAGTCGGCAAGTTAGCATTTCGTAGCGTTTGTTGAATGATTGCCAATGCTTCAGGGTCAGATTTCACCACAAGGTTGAGAGAATTTCCCTGAGCCGCGTTGATAATAACCTCCTGTACACAGGGCAAGGCTTGCAGCAGCTCTTTCGCCTGCTCTGCTTCCGACAACGGTGAAAATTCTCGAATCCGCAGGGTGATGCGATCGCCCCCTACTTTATCCTTCAGCTCACTGGGTGTGCCTACGGCAATGACTGAGCCGCGATCGATAATAGCAACATGATCTGCCAGAGCATCTACCTCTTCTAGGTAATGACTAGTAAGCAACACAGCCACCCCTTGATCTCGCAACTGACGCAAAAAGTCCCACACGACTACACGGCTTTCGATATCTAGACCTACTGTCGGCTCGTCCAGTACCAACACATCTGGCTGATGCAGTAATCCAGCCGCCAAATCTAGCCGCTTGCGCAACCCACCCGAATAAGTGCCTGTTTTTTTGTCAGCATAGTCCGTCAAGCCCAACATCGACAGCATTAAATCTATGCGCTGAGCAGCAACAGTCCTGGGGATGTGATACAAATCTGCTTGAAACTGCAACAGCTCTCGACCAGTTAGGATTTTGTCAAGAGCCACTTCCTGAGCCACATATCCTAGCTTGCGACGAGCAGCCCGCGGATCTTTGAGAACAGAAATCCCAGAAACCTCTATCTCCCCAGCATCAGGAGTGGTTAGGGTACAAAGACAACGCAGTGTCGTTGTTTTCCCAGCACCATTAGGCCCCAATAACCCAAAAATTTCTCCAGGTTCAACTTGCAGAGATACGTCCTTAACAGCAGTCACAGAGCCATATCGCTTCTGGAGATTTTGAACTAGCACTGCGGAACCCATATTTGCATTACCTGTTGGATTAGAAACTACACAAATCTACACAGACTGCATACACCATCATTGTAATACTCCGACTAGATGGCGATCGTACCAGATGGACATTAGCGAAGGGATTGTTATTAGTGCCACGAAAATTTAGCAAATGTTTACATGGTACTATCCAGAGGCATAGAACGATGGCCATCTTACAATCCCTATCATGTGTGTAAAGGACTTTTGCTAATGACTCCAGACTATGTTTTACAGCAGTTGAACTGGCGCTACGCTACTAAAAAGTTTGACCCTACAAAGATCATTCCTGATGATGTATGGGCAGTCTTAGAGCAGAGTTTGGTCTTGGCACCATCATCCTTTGGTCTTCAGCCTTGGAAGTTTATCGTGGTGAAGAATCCAGACATTCGCCGTCAGTTGGTTGAACATTCATGGGGACAAACCCAGGTGGTAGATGCATCTCACTTAGTGGTGCTTGCAATCAAAAAAAATGTTGGGACAGCCGACGTTGATCGCTACATTGCCCGCATGGCTGATGTGCAGCAGGTGCCTGTAGAGAATCTGGAAAAATTTGCCGCTATGGTTAAGGGCTTCTTAACTACACCACCCTATCCTCTGGATCTAGATGCATGGTCAGCTCGACAAGTTTACATTGCACTGGGGCAATTTATGACCTGTGCAGCCATGTTAAATGTTGATACTTGCCCCATGGAAGGCTTTATCCCCAGTAAGTATGACGAGATCCTAGACTTGCCAGCCCAGGGATACACAGCCGTGGTTGTCTGTCCTGCTGGTTATCGAGCAGAGGATGATAAATCTGCGGCTAGACCCAAAGTACGCTATCCCAAGGATGATGTCATTCAGTACGTAATCTAGTGCTTATTTGGGTAACGGATAATCCTAAAACGGTAATGATTTTCTGGGAAGGGTATGGGGGAACCTTCCCACAAGGGTAGCTAGCTCCCCAGTTAGAGCCTTTATCACTATCTATGTATCAATATTGCCATGGAGAGGTGCTCCAGGCCTTGCCTAGTGTCATGCTGGCTTTTAGACTTGCAGGATTTTAGCTTTGCGGTACGAATGCCCTGAAGCTCAACAAAAAGGCTTGATCAGCCTGTAGTTGTAGCTCTCCTCACCATGGCTCATGGGTAGTGCCAGTAAGTAACTTTGTATTGGTCACAATCATTTACCCTGCAAAGTCGCTACAACGTAACGCTAATGCTCCAAAAGCCAGCGACGTAGCCCACTGGTTTGTAGTCATAGTGTGGAGAAAGGGTATAAGTCCGGCCTAATAATGTCTATTTGGAAGTTTTTGTTAGGAAATCTACATCTTGATTTACAATTCTTAAGCAAATCCAAGAAACAAGCCGCATTTCTGAGGAACGATCGCCAAGGCTGTTGACATTCCTTAATGTGTTAAGGCCAAGCAGTTGCGGTTTACTGGCTTTTGGCGCTCGGTTCTATACTTATCGCCTGTAACTAGATAGGATGGAGCCTAAACTATGGCAATTACTCTTGAGTCAGCACGAAATATTTTCCCCAGCACTCTGTCTGCTGATGTTGTGCCTGCTATTATTGCCCGCTTCAATCAACTAACGCCTGAAGATCAGCTTGCATGGATTTGGTTTGCCTATCTTGAGATGGGTAAGACGATTACGGTTGCCGCTCCAGGTGCAGCGAACATGCAGTTTGCTGAGCCTATATTGAACCAGATTCGGCAAATGACCAAGCGAGAGCAAGCTCAAGTTATGTTTGACTTGGCTAACCGAGCAGATACTCCCATTTGTCGTACTTACTCCACATGGTCACCCAATATCAAATTGGGCTTCTGGTATCAGTTGGGTGAGTGGATGGAGCAAGGTATTGTGGCACCTGTTCCTAAGGACTATAGACTCTCTGCTAACGCATCGGCAGTGCTGCAATCAGTCAAGGAGCTAGATCCTGGTCAGCAGATTACGGTACTGCGTAGTGTTGTGGTTGATATGGGATTTGACCCCAGCAAGATGGGCAACTACACTCGTGTAGTTGAGCCAGCCGTTGTTCCTAAGGATTTGTATCAGCGTACTTCAGTCGCTATCGAGGGTGTAACTAATCAAACAGTGCTAGATTACATGAACAACCTCAACGCTAACGACTTTGAGGCGTTGATTGAACTGTTTACACCCGATGGTGCTCTGCAACCTCCCTTCCAGCGTCCGATCGTAGGCAAGGATAACATCTTCCGGTTTTTCCGAGAAGAGTGTCAAAACCTAAACCTGATTCCAGAGCGCGGTGTGGTAGAACCTGCGGAGGATGGCTATACTCAAATTAAGGTGACTGGCAAAGTGCAAACTCCTTGGTTTGGTGCTAGCGTTGGCATGAACATAGCATGGCGTTTCTTGCTTACTCCTGAAAACAAGATCTTCTTTGTGGCGATCGACCTGTTGGCATCTCCCAAAGAGCTGTTGAATTTAGCTCGCTAGCATCAGCTTGATTGTGTAATCTGGCTAGCACTACCGCCTGCGTCTGGGTAGGCACTCATGGTTGTGCAGTTGTAGCCTTGACCATCAAATGCTCCTTAAACATGCCTTAAGTTACGAGCGCTCTTTTTGCAAGGGCGCTTATTTTATAGAAAAATAACTGTTCAGTTAGGTAGCAAATCATCTTGCATAACACTATAGGAAACACTATTATTGACATTAGATGTACTAATAAGACTGCTTGTTCAGCAGGCAACTTTCACGATATTTCAAACTGTTGATAGTGAACTGCAGCAATTGAACGCTAATGAGGTTTTGTTGGCTAAATGCCATGCTCATGCTGTTCAAATAGCTGTCAACGGACGATCGTATTGTCTTTTAGTATGTCTGAATTCTCTGTAAATTCTTTGTGTAAATGGTTTTGATTTGGCGATGCAAGGTTCTGATAATAACGAGTGGTCTGCAGTAGAGGAAACTGTTGCGAAAA from Cyanobacteriota bacterium includes these protein-coding regions:
- a CDS encoding HAMP domain-containing histidine kinase — encoded protein: DRWASDVAHELKTPLTSIRLVAETLQARLDPPLRAWVDRLINEVIRLSNLVQDLLDLSQLQTNAPARLTLKPVNLAELVQSAWLSLELLARKKHITLNYVGANPAIIYADEPRLYRVLINLLDNGIKYSPPRQSIQVNVKFCDAQAVCCSPSSSSHLETDKRQDKEHTGLATYDEQPLQDQHVCLDVIDAGPGFQEQDLPYVFDRFYQADLSRTRSSKHGSSSALASDSTPEYLLGSSGLGLAIVRQIVEAHHGTVRASNHPETGGAWLQVLLPCHPPAASELPNPAK
- a CDS encoding ABC transporter permease, producing the protein MSSTLIPPRPVAVDEAAIAPQPSELQAFLQETTALTRRLFIQLQRRPSTLIAGIIQPLMWLILFGALFQNAPAGLFGDSQNYAQFLGAGVIVFTAFAGALNAGLPVMFDREFGFLNRLLVAPLVSRFSIVLASAIFITTLSMVQTLMIVITGAVLGSGLPNPQGLAVLVGIILLMVFGVTALSLGLAFALPGHIELIAVIFVTNLPLLFSSTALAPLDFMPRWLQWVASLNPLSYAIEPIRYLYLHHDWNLASVVMTAPFGAVTMGTALLALLGFDVVVVLAVQQRLKRTLS
- a CDS encoding ABC transporter ATP-binding protein, encoding MGSAVLVQNLQKRYGSVTAVKDVSLQVEPGEIFGLLGPNGAGKTTTLRCLCTLTTPDAGEIEVSGISVLKDPRAARRKLGYVAQEVALDKILTGRELLQFQADLYHIPRTVAAQRIDLMLSMLGLTDYADKKTGTYSGGLRKRLDLAAGLLHQPDVLVLDEPTVGLDIESRVVVWDFLRQLRDQGVAVLLTSHYLEEVDALADHVAIIDRGSVIAVGTPSELKDKVGGDRITLRIREFSPLSEAEQAKELLQALPCVQEVIINAAQGNSLNLVVKSDPEALAIIQQTLRNANLPTFGIAQSRPSLDDVYLAATGRTLLDAELAASSSRDLKAEKKQAMR
- a CDS encoding NAD(P)H-dependent oxidoreductase, whose product is MTPDYVLQQLNWRYATKKFDPTKIIPDDVWAVLEQSLVLAPSSFGLQPWKFIVVKNPDIRRQLVEHSWGQTQVVDASHLVVLAIKKNVGTADVDRYIARMADVQQVPVENLEKFAAMVKGFLTTPPYPLDLDAWSARQVYIALGQFMTCAAMLNVDTCPMEGFIPSKYDEILDLPAQGYTAVVVCPAGYRAEDDKSAARPKVRYPKDDVIQYVI
- a CDS encoding orange carotenoid-binding protein codes for the protein MAITLESARNIFPSTLSADVVPAIIARFNQLTPEDQLAWIWFAYLEMGKTITVAAPGAANMQFAEPILNQIRQMTKREQAQVMFDLANRADTPICRTYSTWSPNIKLGFWYQLGEWMEQGIVAPVPKDYRLSANASAVLQSVKELDPGQQITVLRSVVVDMGFDPSKMGNYTRVVEPAVVPKDLYQRTSVAIEGVTNQTVLDYMNNLNANDFEALIELFTPDGALQPPFQRPIVGKDNIFRFFREECQNLNLIPERGVVEPAEDGYTQIKVTGKVQTPWFGASVGMNIAWRFLLTPENKIFFVAIDLLASPKELLNLAR